In one Candidatus Hepatincola sp. Av genomic region, the following are encoded:
- the rpiB gene encoding Ribose-5-phosphate isomerase B, translating to MKIIIGSDHRGFEAKEFLKKHITGYEIIDVGAFSNDPVDYPNVSKDLVCKMEEDFNNSLGIILCGSGLGVCIAVNRYPKIRGALIYNTSTAKSAKQHSNANVLCLSADNFTNEELLDFIKIFFAEKFAGGRHQKRILELEQQ from the coding sequence ATGAAAATAATTATCGGGAGTGATCATCGTGGCTTTGAGGCTAAAGAATTCTTAAAAAAACATATAACTGGCTATGAAATTATTGATGTTGGAGCCTTTTCTAACGATCCTGTAGATTATCCTAATGTCTCTAAGGATTTAGTGTGTAAAATGGAGGAAGATTTTAATAATTCTTTAGGTATTATTTTATGTGGTTCAGGTTTAGGAGTATGTATTGCTGTTAATAGGTACCCTAAAATTCGTGGTGCTTTAATATATAATACATCAACCGCTAAGTCGGCTAAGCAACATAGTAATGCTAATGTCTTGTGTTTATCGGCTGATAATTTTACCAACGAAGAATTACTGGATTTTATTAAGATTTTTTTTGCAGAAAAATTTGCTGGTGGTAGGCACCAAAAAAGAATCTTGGAATTAGAACAACAATAG
- the upp gene encoding Uracil phosphoribosyltransferase, which produces MKYNNFVCLDSHPLVRHKITLLRDKKTPSKDFREIAEEVTLLLASEALKNLTYVKKIVNTPIATYEGIKINKVTLIPIIRAGLAMMAPLQKLLPDSKVGFMGASRNEKTFEAQEYYANIPKIEKDETALILDPMLATGNTLVHTLDYLKNNNYHMDNVIIIAILATPHALENIFSKHKNCLIYAAGFDTELNKNGYIVPGLGDAGDRIFNT; this is translated from the coding sequence ATGAAATATAACAATTTCGTGTGTTTAGATAGCCATCCGTTGGTCAGACACAAAATAACACTATTACGTGATAAAAAAACCCCCTCTAAAGATTTTAGAGAAATTGCTGAGGAAGTTACTTTATTGTTAGCTTCGGAAGCATTAAAGAATCTAACCTATGTCAAGAAAATTGTTAATACTCCTATTGCTACCTATGAGGGTATAAAAATTAATAAAGTTACTCTTATTCCAATTATTAGAGCAGGTTTAGCCATGATGGCTCCTTTACAAAAATTACTACCTGATTCTAAAGTTGGTTTTATGGGAGCATCTAGGAATGAAAAAACTTTTGAAGCTCAAGAGTATTATGCTAATATTCCTAAAATAGAAAAAGATGAAACAGCTTTAATTTTAGATCCCATGTTAGCAACAGGTAATACTTTAGTTCATACTTTAGATTACTTAAAAAATAATAATTACCATATGGACAATGTAATTATTATTGCTATTTTAGCAACACCGCATGCTTTAGAGAATATCTTTTCCAAACATAAAAATTGCTTAATTTATGCAGCAGGGTTTGATACAGAGCTTAATAAAAACGGTTATATTGTACCAGGTTTAGGCGACGCTGGTGATAGAATTTTTAACACCTAA
- the uraA gene encoding Uracil permease, with the protein MIKFPTAKEYILGLQHVLAMFGSTVLVPFLTGLDTSIALLCAGLGTLIFHLLTKGMVPVFLGSSFAFISAIILVLKQYGIPELKGGIIVAGLIYILLAGFIKIYGSAKIKKLFPPIVLGPIIIAIGLKLSPVALAMSGYKSDGSINYTSILIASITLIVMLGFSFLQRSFFRLMPIIMAMLVGYIFTIILGLVDFTPIINAPWFGYSQHSLNAIFTLPKFNLTAILVIAPIALVTFIEHMGDIQTNGAVVGKDFVKNPGLHRTVIGDGLATLLAGFLGGPANTTYGENTGVLAVTRIYDPRLLRIAAIMSILLSMLGKVSAIIQNLPQAIMGGISLVLFGLISSMGIKVIVQNHVDFNNYKNLVIPAIIIITGVFIDTITITPTVQLSGLFIATILGITLNKILPDKL; encoded by the coding sequence ATGATAAAATTCCCCACAGCCAAAGAGTATATTTTAGGTTTACAACATGTTTTAGCTATGTTTGGCTCTACTGTTCTTGTACCCTTTCTAACAGGGTTAGATACTTCCATTGCTTTGCTTTGTGCAGGTTTAGGAACTTTAATTTTTCATCTTCTTACTAAAGGTATGGTTCCAGTTTTTTTAGGATCCTCTTTTGCCTTTATTTCAGCTATTATTTTAGTTTTAAAGCAATATGGAATACCGGAACTAAAAGGTGGAATTATTGTTGCCGGTTTAATTTATATTCTATTAGCTGGATTCATTAAGATTTATGGTAGTGCAAAAATTAAAAAACTATTCCCTCCTATTGTTTTAGGACCTATTATTATAGCCATTGGCTTAAAATTATCCCCCGTTGCCTTAGCTATGAGTGGTTATAAGTCAGATGGCAGCATTAACTATACTAGTATTCTTATTGCAAGCATAACCTTAATAGTAATGCTTGGTTTTTCCTTTTTACAACGATCCTTCTTTCGTTTAATGCCTATTATTATGGCAATGTTGGTAGGATATATTTTTACAATTATTCTTGGTTTAGTAGATTTTACCCCTATTATTAATGCCCCATGGTTTGGCTATTCCCAACACAGTCTTAATGCTATATTTACTCTGCCAAAATTCAACCTTACAGCCATTTTAGTAATAGCACCTATTGCTTTAGTTACTTTTATAGAACATATGGGTGATATTCAAACCAATGGAGCCGTTGTTGGTAAAGATTTTGTTAAAAATCCAGGGCTACACCGTACAGTTATTGGTGATGGTTTAGCCACCTTATTAGCAGGTTTTCTTGGTGGCCCTGCCAATACTACTTATGGTGAAAACACAGGAGTTTTAGCTGTAACCAGAATCTACGACCCTCGCCTTTTAAGAATAGCAGCAATTATGAGTATTCTTTTATCCATGCTAGGAAAGGTTAGTGCAATTATTCAAAACTTACCCCAAGCCATTATGGGAGGCATTTCCCTAGTATTATTTGGATTAATTTCTTCTATGGGTATTAAAGTTATTGTTCAAAACCACGTAGATTTTAATAATTATAAAAACTTAGTAATCCCTGCTATTATAATTATTACAGGAGTTTTTATAGATACCATTACTATTACTCCAACTGTGCAATTATCAGGATTATTTATAGCCACTATTCTAGGTATTACTTTAAACAAAATTCTTCCTGATAAACTATAA
- a CDS encoding DUF3604 domain-containing protein, protein MRSIYLIYFSLAILLTNIANANTPEYPKKHVYFGQTHLHTNLSGDAFALGNIAVGPDEAYRFMKGQPVLAPLGGFRVQQKRALDFGMVSDHAEYMGLLQQISKNSPDIRKSKMGKKFIEQWNSGNYKEKRTLYWTLMDSVNKNKPYSELFTKAIRQPVWNKIINAAEKYNEPGKFTTFVAWEWSSLPNGANLHRVIIMKDKGSKAKQFLPYSSFDSDKPEDLWKFLETTTKKYGVSMLAIPHNSNLSNGLMFSEKDSYGHPIDVQYAKTRMKWEPVVEITQMKGDSETSPDVSPNDEFANYEKYEHLMVVDKSLTTKSSDKKANYIRSSLKRGLEIEDKIGTNPYKFGVVGGADSHSGLSTTAENQPLGKFAQDLPDANKGTEIMPGVTGWDISSAGLAAVYAEENTRSAIFNAIQRKETYATTGTFITLQVFAGWDYAKNDASSKNFADIGYSNGVSMGGDLAEAPNGEKIKLLIRASKDPDGANLDRIQVVKGWLDANGKSHEKVYNVAWSKGRGTNPAKIKPVGNTVDLTTAKYTNTIGASELYTLWEDKEFDPTKRAFYYVRVLEIPTPRNSLFSALALGLDHNKVADNHPATIQERAYSSPIWYTP, encoded by the coding sequence ATGCGGTCAATTTATTTAATATATTTTTCACTAGCAATATTATTGACTAATATTGCCAATGCAAATACTCCCGAATATCCAAAAAAACATGTTTATTTTGGACAAACTCATCTACACACCAATCTGTCAGGAGATGCTTTTGCTCTTGGAAACATAGCTGTTGGTCCAGATGAGGCTTACCGTTTCATGAAAGGGCAACCAGTACTTGCTCCCTTAGGTGGATTCAGGGTGCAACAAAAAAGAGCTTTGGATTTTGGTATGGTATCTGATCACGCTGAATACATGGGTCTATTACAACAGATTAGCAAAAATTCCCCAGACATTCGTAAAAGTAAAATGGGTAAAAAATTTATAGAACAATGGAACTCTGGTAATTATAAAGAAAAAAGAACCTTATATTGGACTTTAATGGATAGTGTAAATAAAAATAAACCGTATTCAGAATTATTTACAAAAGCTATTCGGCAACCTGTATGGAATAAAATTATTAATGCTGCTGAAAAGTATAATGAACCTGGTAAGTTTACTACGTTTGTAGCTTGGGAGTGGTCTTCTTTACCTAATGGGGCTAACCTACATAGGGTAATAATAATGAAAGATAAAGGTTCTAAAGCTAAACAATTCTTACCTTATAGTTCTTTTGATAGTGATAAACCTGAAGATTTATGGAAATTTTTAGAAACAACTACTAAAAAATATGGCGTTTCCATGTTAGCTATTCCTCATAATTCTAATTTAAGTAACGGCTTGATGTTTAGTGAAAAAGATAGCTATGGTCACCCTATTGATGTCCAATATGCTAAAACAAGAATGAAATGGGAGCCTGTAGTTGAGATTACTCAAATGAAAGGCGATTCTGAAACAAGCCCTGATGTTTCACCCAATGATGAATTTGCTAATTACGAAAAATATGAACACTTAATGGTAGTAGATAAAAGTTTAACTACTAAAAGCTCTGATAAAAAAGCTAATTATATTCGCTCTAGTTTAAAAAGGGGTTTGGAAATAGAAGACAAAATTGGTACTAACCCTTATAAGTTTGGTGTTGTAGGAGGAGCTGATTCCCATAGCGGTTTAAGTACTACGGCAGAAAACCAACCATTAGGAAAGTTTGCCCAAGATTTACCAGATGCCAATAAAGGAACAGAAATCATGCCAGGTGTTACCGGTTGGGATATTTCCAGTGCAGGCTTAGCAGCTGTTTATGCTGAAGAAAATACACGTAGTGCTATTTTTAATGCTATTCAAAGAAAAGAAACATATGCTACTACAGGTACTTTTATAACTTTACAAGTATTTGCTGGTTGGGATTATGCTAAAAATGATGCCTCAAGCAAAAATTTTGCAGATATAGGCTATTCTAATGGTGTGTCAATGGGAGGAGATTTAGCCGAAGCTCCCAATGGGGAAAAAATTAAATTATTGATTCGAGCTAGCAAAGATCCAGATGGAGCCAACTTAGATCGGATTCAAGTGGTAAAAGGCTGGTTAGATGCTAATGGTAAATCCCATGAAAAAGTCTACAATGTGGCTTGGTCTAAAGGCAGAGGAACTAATCCTGCTAAAATTAAGCCTGTAGGTAATACTGTTGATTTAACTACAGCTAAATATACCAATACCATTGGTGCTTCAGAACTTTATACCTTGTGGGAAGATAAAGAATTTGATCCTACTAAAAGAGCATTTTACTATGTACGGGTACTAGAAATTCCTACCCCTCGTAATTCTCTATTTAGTGCCTTAGCCCTAGGTCTTGACCACAATAAAGTTGCTGATAATCACCCAGCAACCATTCAAGAAAGAGCTTATAGCTCACCTATTTGGTATACTCCATAG
- a CDS encoding peptidyl-prolyl cis-trans isomerase: MSKTAIKNLIDEYIKEEVLYREALAMGLDKDDYIIKRRLVQKMQFMTEGVMEATSKVSSKEIENYFNQHQADYYIQPSVTFTHVFFSNEIHSKKLALALAKKQLKVLNNNKIPFADAPKYGDRFLYYVNYVDRTKDFVESHFATTMSNKLFQLKPSHHWYGPFQSPYGYHLVYISKHTLGRKAKLSEVIDKVTYDLQLKRNSQETNKVIKDIIKTYKVKVDMPALLGDNKLMDSHNQP, from the coding sequence ATGAGTAAAACGGCAATTAAGAATCTTATAGATGAATATATTAAAGAGGAAGTTTTATATCGGGAAGCCTTGGCTATGGGGCTTGATAAAGATGATTATATTATAAAAAGAAGATTAGTACAAAAAATGCAATTTATGACAGAAGGTGTTATGGAAGCTACCTCAAAAGTTAGCTCTAAAGAAATTGAAAATTATTTTAACCAACATCAAGCAGATTATTATATTCAACCATCTGTAACCTTTACCCATGTATTTTTTTCTAATGAAATACATAGTAAAAAGTTAGCTTTAGCTCTAGCCAAAAAGCAACTCAAAGTTTTAAATAACAATAAAATTCCATTTGCTGATGCTCCTAAGTATGGTGATAGATTTTTATACTATGTTAATTACGTTGATAGAACTAAGGATTTTGTAGAAAGTCATTTTGCCACAACCATGAGTAACAAATTATTTCAACTCAAACCATCACATCATTGGTATGGCCCTTTCCAAAGTCCCTATGGCTATCATTTAGTATATATTAGTAAGCATACTTTAGGTAGAAAGGCTAAATTAAGTGAAGTAATAGATAAAGTTACATATGACTTACAACTAAAACGCAACTCACAAGAAACCAATAAAGTCATTAAGGATATAATCAAAACTTATAAAGTCAAAGTTGATATGCCAGCTTTATTAGGGGATAATAAGTTAATGGATAGTCACAACCAACCATAA
- a CDS encoding HupE/UreJ family protein: MKIPNKIIEIFSRIALIITLGLSIIRPIYAHDSRPLYVDIQEISNNIYKLQWKVPPSVPNFNVPNITLDAQACESSPLIKKQILNNLVFTTKLYCKNGIGGQKLNIKYPLFNPDLPTLIKVSWLNKGSNVISGAASEKDITLPNKENPFSVFKEYLKLGMEHILSGYDHLLFVTLLVFITLGNFKKMLLSLTGFTLAHSITLAISALNIFRLPIPAVETLIAFSVFFLSIELIRGNSSSLTYKKPMLVSFIFGLLHGFGFASALQEIGLPQIELLSALVSFNVGVEIGQFIFATFVLIVFYLALQVFNIIMKTSSKDYNIQHIYILSIGYFAGIVSLYWTIQRMVI; this comes from the coding sequence ATGAAAATACCAAATAAAATTATAGAAATATTTTCTAGAATAGCCCTTATTATCACTTTAGGACTATCTATCATTAGACCTATCTACGCTCATGATTCGCGACCTTTATATGTGGATATTCAAGAAATAAGTAATAATATATACAAATTACAATGGAAAGTACCGCCTTCAGTACCTAACTTTAATGTTCCCAATATTACACTTGATGCTCAAGCATGCGAATCTTCTCCTTTAATAAAAAAACAAATACTAAATAATCTAGTATTTACAACTAAATTATATTGTAAAAATGGTATTGGTGGACAAAAGCTGAATATCAAGTACCCTTTATTTAATCCTGATCTACCTACTCTAATTAAAGTATCATGGTTAAATAAAGGCAGTAATGTGATATCTGGAGCAGCTTCTGAAAAAGACATTACATTACCTAACAAAGAAAATCCTTTTAGTGTTTTTAAAGAATATTTGAAACTAGGTATGGAGCATATCTTAAGTGGGTATGACCATTTATTATTTGTAACCCTTTTAGTCTTTATTACTCTTGGCAATTTTAAAAAAATGCTTTTAAGTCTAACAGGCTTTACTTTAGCTCATTCTATCACCTTAGCTATCAGTGCTTTGAATATTTTTAGGTTACCCATTCCCGCAGTGGAGACTTTAATTGCCTTTAGTGTGTTTTTCTTAAGTATAGAACTAATTAGAGGCAATTCTTCCTCTTTAACTTATAAAAAGCCAATGCTGGTCTCTTTTATTTTTGGTTTATTGCATGGTTTTGGCTTTGCTAGTGCTTTACAAGAAATTGGTTTACCACAAATAGAACTGTTGTCAGCCCTTGTTTCATTTAATGTGGGCGTTGAAATTGGACAATTCATTTTTGCTACTTTTGTTTTAATAGTATTTTACTTAGCTTTACAAGTTTTCAATATAATTATGAAAACTTCTTCAAAGGATTATAATATTCAACATATATATATATTATCTATCGGCTATTTTGCAGGAATAGTTTCCCTCTATTGGACTATTCAAAGAATGGTAATATAA
- a CDS encoding helix-turn-helix transcriptional regulator, giving the protein MVNQVFCFVEHTLSVIGGKWKAVILWHLCQENKGYRYGEIKQLLPKINHKILSQQLKELHSDELITRVQFNSMPPKVEYKISKKGETLLPILELMHYWGNLDLQEKPSTSSQKIKEKIVINNNKS; this is encoded by the coding sequence ATGGTGAACCAAGTATTTTGTTTTGTAGAGCATACATTAAGTGTAATTGGTGGTAAATGGAAAGCTGTTATTTTATGGCATTTATGCCAAGAAAACAAAGGCTACCGTTATGGAGAAATAAAACAATTGCTACCTAAAATTAATCATAAGATTTTATCACAACAATTAAAAGAGCTTCATTCTGATGAATTAATTACCCGAGTTCAATTTAACTCTATGCCACCCAAAGTAGAATATAAAATTTCTAAAAAAGGGGAAACCTTACTTCCTATTTTGGAATTAATGCACTATTGGGGTAATTTAGATCTACAAGAAAAGCCTTCAACTTCTAGCCAGAAAATTAAGGAAAAAATAGTAATTAATAATAATAAATCCTAA
- the lpxI gene encoding LpxI family protein (UDP-2,3-diacylglucosamine pyrophosphatase LpxI), with protein sequence MPKKDKYAFIVGKGDLVNSVITKAKASNLNFIVVGIKGYSEFLFVNRHKHFWFFLGQVSNLLQQLKEHQVTKVVLLGAIRRPSLFSLKLDALGKKIIKKYVAAGDNSLLSLLIDEFHSYGFEVVGAHEIDPSILAQNKLYVGSTNYQDYHKDIVDGFNFAKKISVFDIGQSLIYQQGMVIALEAVEGTKAMILRSKKLLKKEGPKGLLIKVKKINQTSKVDLPTIGPKTVIQAKKVGLAGIVIEAENTIILKEVETLALAKKNNIFILGMQYLK encoded by the coding sequence ATGCCTAAAAAAGATAAATATGCGTTTATTGTTGGTAAAGGTGATTTAGTGAATAGTGTAATTACTAAAGCTAAAGCATCTAACCTAAACTTTATTGTAGTAGGTATTAAGGGTTATAGTGAGTTTCTTTTTGTAAATAGGCATAAGCATTTTTGGTTCTTTTTAGGGCAAGTTTCTAACCTTTTACAACAGTTAAAAGAGCATCAGGTTACTAAGGTAGTATTACTTGGAGCTATTCGGCGTCCTTCATTATTTAGTTTAAAATTAGATGCTTTAGGAAAAAAAATAATAAAAAAATATGTAGCAGCAGGTGATAATTCCTTGTTATCTTTATTAATAGATGAATTTCATAGTTATGGTTTTGAAGTTGTTGGGGCTCATGAAATAGATCCTAGTATTTTAGCTCAAAATAAACTTTATGTAGGTTCTACAAATTATCAAGATTATCATAAAGATATAGTAGATGGTTTTAATTTTGCTAAAAAAATAAGTGTTTTTGATATTGGGCAAAGTTTAATTTACCAGCAGGGTATGGTTATTGCTTTAGAAGCAGTAGAGGGTACTAAGGCAATGATCTTACGTTCTAAAAAGTTATTAAAAAAAGAAGGACCCAAAGGTTTATTAATTAAAGTAAAGAAAATTAACCAAACCTCTAAGGTAGATCTTCCTACTATTGGTCCTAAAACTGTTATACAGGCTAAAAAAGTAGGTTTAGCTGGTATAGTAATTGAAGCAGAAAATACTATTATTCTGAAAGAAGTAGAAACATTAGCTTTAGCAAAGAAAAATAATATTTTTATTTTAGGCATGCAATATCTAAAATAA
- the lpxA gene encoding Acyl-[acyl-carrier-protein]--UDP-N- acetylglucosamine O-acyltransferase, giving the protein MVNIHKTAIVEKGAEIAEGCNVGPFCYVGSKVKLHKNVKLISSVHIVGNTEVGEGTEIFPFSVIGVKPQDLKYKGEETKIIIGKNTSIREHVTVHLATGSGVTSIGDNCLLMVACHVAHDVHIGNHVIIDNNVLLAGHVSVDDYAIIGGGSGIHQFCRIGSYAFIGGMSGVGSDIVPFALFAGVRDSERINGVNLIGLRRAGYSKEEIHEVNQAYDILFDKTDIFQNNIEKLQKKFTDSKLVNKIISFINAERSRNICTAYRKNI; this is encoded by the coding sequence ATGGTAAATATCCATAAAACAGCTATTGTTGAAAAAGGGGCTGAAATTGCTGAAGGTTGTAATGTTGGTCCATTTTGTTATGTTGGGTCAAAAGTTAAATTACACAAAAATGTTAAGTTAATTAGTAGTGTTCATATTGTTGGTAATACTGAAGTTGGTGAAGGTACTGAAATTTTTCCCTTTAGTGTAATTGGAGTTAAACCTCAAGATTTAAAATATAAAGGTGAAGAAACTAAAATTATTATTGGTAAAAATACTTCTATTAGGGAACACGTAACAGTTCATTTAGCTACAGGTAGTGGGGTGACTAGTATTGGAGATAATTGTTTATTAATGGTAGCTTGCCATGTGGCACACGATGTACATATTGGTAACCATGTTATTATAGATAATAATGTATTACTAGCAGGACATGTAAGTGTTGATGATTACGCTATTATTGGTGGTGGTTCGGGTATTCATCAGTTTTGTAGAATTGGTAGTTATGCTTTTATTGGTGGTATGAGTGGAGTAGGTTCAGATATTGTTCCTTTTGCTTTGTTTGCAGGAGTAAGGGATAGTGAAAGGATTAATGGAGTTAACTTAATAGGTTTAAGGCGAGCTGGTTATTCTAAAGAAGAGATCCATGAAGTAAATCAAGCCTATGATATTTTGTTTGATAAAACAGATATTTTCCAGAATAATATAGAAAAATTGCAGAAGAAGTTTACAGATTCTAAACTAGTTAATAAAATTATTAGTTTTATTAATGCTGAACGTTCTAGGAATATTTGTACAGCTTACCGTAAAAATATCTAA
- the fabZ gene encoding 3-hydroxyacyl-[acyl-carrier-protein] dehydratase FabZ → MKPLLDVSDIKKLLPHRYPFLLVDKVMEFKKEEEIVAIKNVTANEEFFQGHFPNFPIMPGVLIVEALAQTSALFYLLNLELKENNKSVFFMGVDKCKFRNPVFPGDTLKLLVNPIQIRGRISKMQGKAYVEDKLVCESQLTAMIEG, encoded by the coding sequence ATGAAACCTTTATTAGATGTTAGTGATATTAAAAAACTATTACCACACAGGTATCCATTTTTGTTGGTAGATAAAGTAATGGAATTTAAAAAAGAAGAAGAAATTGTTGCTATAAAAAATGTAACTGCTAATGAAGAATTTTTTCAAGGGCATTTTCCTAATTTTCCTATTATGCCTGGTGTTTTAATTGTAGAAGCCCTAGCCCAAACTTCAGCTTTATTTTATTTATTAAACCTAGAATTAAAAGAAAATAATAAGTCGGTATTTTTTATGGGGGTAGATAAATGTAAATTTAGAAACCCAGTTTTTCCAGGTGATACCTTAAAACTATTGGTGAATCCAATTCAAATTAGAGGGCGTATTTCTAAAATGCAAGGTAAAGCCTATGTGGAAGATAAGCTAGTGTGTGAGTCGCAATTAACTGCAATGATAGAGGGTTAA
- the lpxD gene encoding UDP-3-O-(3-hydroxymyristoyl)glucosamine N-acyltransferase — MQQFFKAIKSITLKEVISLTSATCHSSKNYTFRGVASLISANNQDITFFNNKAYKDLITKTKAGACFISAKYAEELPKSTLALIVDDPYIAFALVSQQLYPMPIFSSNIAKSAEVAKSAKLGKNVFIGNFSTIGENVTIGENVYIGNNVNIGDDVILGSNGYIFANVSIKHAQMGNGFIIHDGVCIGQDGFGFAPSKAGPIKIPQIGGVIIEDDVEIGSNTCVDRGALENTMIGASTKIDNLVQIAHNVRIGKCCFLASGAAIGGSTIVEDFVMIGGQASLAPHIKIVSYTQIAPLSGVAHSIDVPDTVIGIPAINFTKFWRLQALLKKMLQK, encoded by the coding sequence GTGCAACAATTTTTTAAAGCTATTAAAAGCATTACTTTAAAAGAAGTTATTAGTTTAACTAGTGCTACTTGTCATTCCTCTAAGAACTATACCTTTAGAGGGGTTGCTTCATTAATTAGTGCTAACAACCAAGATATTACTTTTTTTAATAACAAAGCCTATAAAGATTTAATAACTAAAACTAAAGCTGGTGCTTGTTTTATTAGTGCTAAATATGCTGAAGAATTACCAAAAAGTACTTTAGCTTTAATTGTAGATGATCCCTATATTGCTTTTGCTTTAGTTTCACAACAATTGTATCCTATGCCAATATTTAGTAGTAATATTGCTAAAAGTGCAGAGGTAGCTAAATCAGCTAAATTAGGTAAAAATGTATTTATTGGTAATTTTAGTACAATTGGTGAAAATGTAACAATTGGTGAAAATGTATACATTGGCAATAATGTTAATATAGGTGATGATGTTATTTTAGGAAGTAATGGTTATATTTTTGCTAATGTATCTATAAAGCATGCTCAAATGGGTAATGGTTTTATTATTCATGACGGTGTATGTATTGGGCAAGATGGTTTTGGTTTTGCTCCTTCAAAGGCTGGTCCTATTAAAATTCCACAAATTGGTGGAGTAATTATTGAAGATGATGTAGAAATAGGCTCTAATACTTGTGTTGATAGGGGAGCTTTGGAAAACACAATGATTGGTGCTTCAACAAAAATTGATAATCTTGTGCAAATTGCCCATAATGTAAGGATTGGTAAATGTTGCTTTTTAGCATCTGGGGCTGCCATTGGGGGAAGTACTATAGTTGAAGATTTTGTGATGATAGGAGGGCAGGCATCATTAGCTCCTCATATTAAAATTGTTTCATATACCCAAATAGCTCCACTTTCGGGGGTAGCACATTCAATAGATGTACCAGATACAGTTATTGGTATTCCAGCTATCAATTTTACTAAGTTTTGGCGTTTACAAGCTTTATTAAAAAAAATGTTACAAAAATAA
- the skp gene encoding OmpH family outer membrane protein (Chaperone protein Skp), producing the protein MRILCKYLFVFFLLGSSAFAADYGVVNFKDVLQKSAAFQSFQKQANSNKQAIEKALNDESAILKTTEQSLAQNRNSYSPNDFEKKRADFENRVKAFRKRFQDKQRNFENNNADAMKLIEDKLQECVAQVANEKKLDIVYRAGALGFYDKKRDFSAEVLKLFNKKLPSVTLKKA; encoded by the coding sequence ATGAGAATCCTATGTAAATATTTGTTTGTATTTTTTTTATTAGGAAGTTCAGCCTTTGCTGCCGATTATGGCGTGGTGAATTTTAAAGATGTTTTACAAAAATCTGCAGCTTTCCAAAGTTTTCAAAAGCAAGCTAATAGCAATAAGCAAGCAATTGAAAAAGCATTGAATGATGAAAGTGCTATATTAAAGACAACAGAACAAAGCCTTGCCCAAAATAGAAATTCATATTCTCCTAATGATTTTGAGAAAAAGAGAGCTGATTTTGAAAATAGAGTTAAGGCTTTTAGAAAAAGGTTTCAAGATAAACAAAGAAATTTTGAAAATAATAACGCTGATGCTATGAAATTAATAGAAGACAAACTGCAAGAATGTGTGGCACAAGTAGCTAATGAAAAGAAATTAGATATTGTATATCGGGCAGGTGCTTTAGGTTTTTATGATAAAAAGAGAGACTTTTCAGCTGAAGTTTTAAAACTTTTTAATAAAAAATTACCTTCAGTTACGCTTAAGAAAGCATAA